Proteins from a genomic interval of Arachis duranensis cultivar V14167 unplaced genomic scaffold, aradu.V14167.gnm2.J7QH unplaced_Scaffold_232081, whole genome shotgun sequence:
- the LOC107472655 gene encoding F-box/kelch-repeat protein At3g23880-like: MSDVPPKRVNIPDLPMEIMLEIFYLCDVSTILNTRATCRFWRKNLSSYAFLEEIARRWKSKGCSIFAHFGYSSDWTKSLDWVMNMSALTGETSPLHFPFLLTAEGWFQIVGVENGIVCIRYSSMGNKSYLLTWNPISRYSKIISDPNKHYCEGCAFLYSFLYYPNTLDYALLHVYMENPDSSTCVLTMYTSFRRNWNVTVPCPENARRLNPAYVSVNGVVYWVSVITDEEDIQPPYIVSFNIITYSFDQISLPNEGLQGSHTLLVRSGHLCVAANIGDDYSYNSVIWQLDQNSSSFNWTKLFSYSGIGPSYIPATIVDDDIIQIKERHLEVEDIHDFRFTHFHIRRYSPVTGSKKTLQWVNYDNVVKLWTLHKFYPGLFPV; the protein is encoded by the coding sequence ATGAGTGATGTTCCTCCTAAAAGGGTTAACATTCCAGATCTTCCGATGGAGATTATGTTGGAAATTTTTTATCTGTGTGATGTATCTACCATTCTCAATACTCGAGCAACATGCAGGTTTTGGAGAAAAAATCTCAGTTCATATGCTTTTTTAGAAGAGATTGCAAGAAGGTGGAAGAGCAAGGGTTGTTCCATCTTTGCTCACTTTGGCTACTCTTCTGATTGGACAAAGTCACTAGACTGGGTCATGAATATGAGTGCCTTAACTGGTGAGACTTCTCCACTTCACTTCCCATTCCTGTTAACTGCTGAAGGTTGGTTCCAGATAGTTGGAGTTGAAAATGGCATTGTTTGTATACGCTACTCTTCTATGGGTAACAAAAGCTACTTGCTCACCTGGAATCCGATCTCCCGTTACTCTAAAATCATTTCTGACCCTAATAAACATTACTGTGAAGGTTGTGCTTTTCTTTACTCTTTTCTGTACTATCCAAACACGCTTGACTATGCTCTGCTGCACGTGTACATGGAAAATCCAGATAGCTCCACATGTGTTTTAACCATGTACACAAGTTTTAGAAGAAACTGGAATGTTACAGTTCCATGCCCAGAGAATGCACGTAGGTTGAATCCAGCCTATGTGTCAGTTAATGGTGTTGTTTATTGGGTTAGTGTCATTACTGACGAAGAGGATATTCAGCCTCCTTATATAGTTTCTTTCAATATTATCACTTACTCCTTTGATCAGATTTCACTTCCAAATGAAGGACTTCAAGGTTCCCATACTCTTTTAGTCCGAAGTGGGCACCTATGTGTTGCTGCTAATATTGGTGATGATTACTCATATAACTCAGTCATTTGGCAACTTGACCAGAATAGTTCTAGCTTTAACTGGACTAAACTATTTTCCTACAGTGGCATTGGGCCGTCTTACATACCTGCTaccattgttgatgatgataTTATTCAGATTAAGGAAAGACATCTAGAAGTTGAAGATATACATGACTTCAGATTCACTCACTTTCATATACGCCGTTATAGTCCAGTTACTGGCTCAAAGAAGACTCTTCAATGGGTTAATTATGACAATGTAGTCAAATTATGGACACTACACAAATTCTACCCAGGACTATTCCCGGTGTGA